Part of the Paracoccus sp. S3-43 genome, CCCGACGCGGTGCTGATCGGCTGCTTCGGCCGGGTGCGCGCCCAAAAGGGGGTCGACCTGCTGGTCCGCGCCGGGCTGCGGCTGCTGCCCGACCGCCCGCGCGCGCAGATCATCTTCACCGGCCGCATCACCCCCGACAACCGCGCCTTCGCCGACGACCTGCTGGCCCGGATCGCGGCGGCGGGCCTGTCGGACCGGATCCGCTTCCTGGGCGAGCTGCCCTGGGACCAGGTGGTGCGCCACTACCAGGCGCTGGATCTGTTCGCCGCCCCCGCCCGGTGGGAGGGCTTCGGCCTGACGCCGCTGGAGGCGATGGCCTGCGGCGTGCCGACCGTCGCCGCCCGCGTCGGCGCCTATGAGACGCTGATCCGCGACGGCGTGACCGGCAGCCTGGTGCCGCCGGACGATCCCGACGCCCTGACCGACGCCCTGCGCCGCTGGCTGGACGACGATCCCGCGCGCCAGGCGGCGGGCCGCGCCGCGCTTGCCCATGTCACCGCGAACCACGCCATCGAGACCGAGGCCCGCGCCCTGGTCGCCATCTATCACGATCTTCTAGGCCGGCCATGAACAAGCTGCGCTTCTATGCCGCCCGGACCCTGCGGGACGACGCGGCCATCGCCAGCCTTTCGGTCCCGCAGGCCGATCTGCTGGCCGAGCTGGCGGGCAAGACCGTCGCGCTGATCGGCAATGCCCGGTCGCTGGCCGAAACCCGGCACGGCGCGGCCATCGACGCCGCCGACCTGGTGATCCGCATCAACCGCGCGCCCATGCCCTCGGCCTACAGCCACGGCACCCGCACCGACTGGCTGGCCCTGGCGGTGCGGCTGGCCGATGCCGATCTGGCCCGCCTCGCGCCGCGCCGCGTCCTGTGGATGTCGCCCAAGCGCAAGCGGCTGGGCTGGCGCATCGCGCATGGCGAGGGCTTCTATCTGCATCCGCTGGCCGATTACCACGCGCTGAAGGACCGCCTGGCCGCCCCGCCGACCACGGGGGCGATGATGATCGACCTGGCGCTGCGGTCCGGCCTGGCCAGCCTGACGCTCTATGGTTTCGATTTCTTCGCCAGCCAAAGCCTGTCGGGCAGCCGCACCGCCGACCAGGTGCCCCATGACTTCGGCGCCGAGGCCGCCTGGGTCGCGGACATGCAGCGCCGGGACGGGCGGCTG contains:
- a CDS encoding glycosyltransferase family 4 protein, which gives rise to MAEPMVDPLVVAPNLKRRLSGVTATVVRLIPVQARMIAIRATGPGLPPEVPHIPLIRAATMPRDRWRVWHARRNTEMALGLILRRILRRKYRLLFTSAAQRRHTGFTKWLIRRQDALVATSDKAARYLDRPATVVMHGVDTHVFRPAPDRAALRRDLGLDPDAVLIGCFGRVRAQKGVDLLVRAGLRLLPDRPRAQIIFTGRITPDNRAFADDLLARIAAAGLSDRIRFLGELPWDQVVRHYQALDLFAAPARWEGFGLTPLEAMACGVPTVAARVGAYETLIRDGVTGSLVPPDDPDALTDALRRWLDDDPARQAAGRAALAHVTANHAIETEARALVAIYHDLLGRP
- a CDS encoding glycosyltransferase family 29 protein, whose product is MNKLRFYAARTLRDDAAIASLSVPQADLLAELAGKTVALIGNARSLAETRHGAAIDAADLVIRINRAPMPSAYSHGTRTDWLALAVRLADADLARLAPRRVLWMSPKRKRLGWRIAHGEGFYLHPLADYHALKDRLAAPPTTGAMMIDLALRSGLASLTLYGFDFFASQSLSGSRTADQVPHDFGAEAAWVADMQRRDGRLILA